A stretch of the Sulfurimonas sp. HSL-1656 genome encodes the following:
- the recR gene encoding recombination mediator RecR, producing the protein MKHSLEKFTRLVDALQELPTVGQKSATRLAYHMLMHDSFGAMKIAHAIEDAVGSIKKCRSCGGMSEDELCGVCSDEGRDVSLLCIVENAKDILTIEENGLFSGRYYVLDALDRLDIDHLRATAGSGVEEIIFALTPSIATDAVILYIEDKLQGMDVRFTRIAQGVPTGVSLENIDMLSLARALEDRVKV; encoded by the coding sequence ATGAAACACAGCCTTGAGAAGTTTACGCGCCTTGTCGATGCCCTGCAGGAGCTCCCGACCGTCGGGCAGAAGTCGGCGACCCGCCTGGCCTACCACATGCTGATGCACGACAGCTTCGGGGCGATGAAGATTGCCCACGCCATCGAGGATGCCGTCGGCAGCATCAAAAAGTGCCGCTCCTGCGGGGGGATGAGCGAAGACGAGCTCTGCGGCGTCTGCTCCGACGAGGGGCGCGACGTGTCGCTGCTGTGCATCGTCGAGAACGCGAAGGACATTCTCACCATCGAGGAGAACGGCCTTTTCAGTGGCCGCTACTACGTCCTCGACGCCCTCGACCGCCTCGACATCGACCACCTGCGCGCCACGGCGGGCAGCGGCGTCGAGGAGATCATCTTTGCGCTGACGCCCTCCATCGCCACTGACGCCGTCATCCTTTACATCGAGGACAAGCTGCAGGGGATGGATGTGCGGTTCACCCGGATCGCCCAGGGGGTCCCGACGGGCGTGAGCCTGGAGAACATCGACATGCTCTCCCTCGCGCGGGCCCTCGAAGACCGCGTCAAGGTCTAG
- a CDS encoding class I SAM-dependent methyltransferase — translation MAEFDPEAYRQMVRSYQERDDPLGWFDSIYSSANGDHTAVFWADLAPNPYLTDWLKAHPLAPGEKKKAIAVGCGVGDDAEELSAYGYDVTAFDIAPSAIALCKNRYPDSKVEYLIADLFDYPEAWRANYDVVYECNTIQVLPGKYRIMARDAMVSLLTPGGTILVSCRSRLAGEQTDAIPLPLDKDEIGGFVRAGLNEESFVAYDDDQTPPVPHFFATYRKPL, via the coding sequence ATGGCAGAGTTTGACCCCGAAGCGTACAGGCAGATGGTACGCTCCTACCAGGAGCGCGACGACCCGCTGGGGTGGTTCGACAGCATCTACAGCAGCGCCAACGGCGACCACACCGCCGTCTTCTGGGCCGACCTCGCCCCCAACCCCTACCTGACCGACTGGCTAAAGGCGCACCCCCTCGCCCCAGGGGAGAAGAAAAAGGCCATTGCCGTCGGCTGCGGCGTCGGCGACGATGCCGAGGAGCTCTCCGCCTACGGCTACGACGTCACCGCCTTTGACATCGCCCCCAGTGCCATCGCACTGTGCAAGAACCGCTATCCCGACAGCAAAGTGGAGTACCTCATCGCCGACCTGTTCGACTACCCTGAAGCATGGCGAGCAAACTACGACGTCGTCTACGAATGCAACACCATCCAGGTACTGCCGGGCAAGTACCGCATCATGGCCCGCGACGCCATGGTCTCGCTCCTCACCCCTGGCGGCACCATCCTCGTCTCCTGCCGCAGCCGCCTGGCCGGAGAACAAACTGACGCCATCCCCCTCCCCCTCGACAAAGACGAGATCGGCGGCTTCGTCCGTGCGGGTCTAAACGAGGAAAGCTTCGTCGCCTACGACGACGACCAGACACCGCCCGTGCCGCACTTCTTCGCCACCTACCGTAAACCACTTTAG